In the Populus trichocarpa isolate Nisqually-1 chromosome 1, P.trichocarpa_v4.1, whole genome shotgun sequence genome, one interval contains:
- the LOC7490953 gene encoding protein Brevis radix-like 2 isoform X2, protein MAVKASGAYRNCKPCSGSSNNNSNRNYAESDAASDSARFHCSYRRTGSSNSTPRMWGKEMEARLKGLSGGEGTPASVSGRTESVAFMEEDEPKEWVAQVEPGVLIAFHSLPDGGNDLKRIRFSREMFNKWQAQRWWAENYDKVMELYNVRQFNHQAVPLPTPPRSEDESSKPESAKDSPVIPPLGKGCPHNFHLPTGMDYSSSDSLDHHPMQSHQYYDPAGLASTPKLSGIAGAKTETSSIDGSVRTSMSRESDRSEELSISNASDMETEWVEQDEPGVYITIRALPGGSRELRRVRFSRERFEETQARLWWEENRARIQEQYL, encoded by the exons ATGGCAGTCAAGGCATCAGGAGCATATAGAAACTGCAAGCCATGTTCAGGATCCTCGAACAATAACAGTAACCGGAACTATGCCGAGTCTGATGCTGCCTCAGACTCAGCCAGGTTCCACTGCTCGTATCGTAGAACAGGAAGTTCCAATTCGACCCCGAGAATGTGGGGGAAAGAGATGGAGGCAAGACTAAAAGGGCTATCAGGTGGTGAAGGCACACCTGCTTCAGTAAGTGGCCGGACAGAGTCTGTGGCTTTTATGGAGGAAGATGAGCCTAAGGAGTGGGTTGCACAAGTTGAGCCAGGCGTGCTCATCGCTTTTCATTCATTGCCTGATGGTGGTAATGATCTGAAGCGGATTCGATTCAG TCGTGAAATGTTCAACAAATGGCAAGCTCAAAGGTGGTGGGCTGAGAACTATGACAAGGTCATGGAATTATACAATGTTCGACAGTTCAATCATCAAGCAGTCCCACTTCCAACTCCGCCAAGATCTGAAGATGAG AGCTCAAAGCCTGAATCTGCCAAAGACAGCCCTGTGATTCCTCCATTGGGCAAAGGATGCCCGCACAATTTCCACCTTCCAACAGGAATGGATTATTCTTCATCAGATTCACTTGACCACCACCCAATGCAATCCCACCAATATTATGATCCAGCTGGTCTTGCTTCAACACCAAAGCTCTCTGGCATTGCTGGGGCTAAAACTGAGACATCATCAATAGATGGTTCTGTGAGGACTAGTATGTCAAGAGAGTCTGATCGCTCAGAAGAACTTTCCATCAGTAATGCAAGCGATATGGAGACTGAATGGGTTGAACAGGATGAACCAGGGGTATACATCACTATCAGAGCTCTGCCTGGAGGCTCTAGGGAGCTTAGACGTGTCAGGTTCAG CCGAGAAAGATTTGAAGAAACGCAAGCAAGGTTGTGGTGGGAAG
- the LOC7490953 gene encoding protein Brevis radix-like 2 isoform X1 — MLTCIACSKQLNNGSLQQREREEDVDVAALETPRTKQAIKALTAQIKDMAVKASGAYRNCKPCSGSSNNNSNRNYAESDAASDSARFHCSYRRTGSSNSTPRMWGKEMEARLKGLSGGEGTPASVSGRTESVAFMEEDEPKEWVAQVEPGVLIAFHSLPDGGNDLKRIRFSREMFNKWQAQRWWAENYDKVMELYNVRQFNHQAVPLPTPPRSEDESSKPESAKDSPVIPPLGKGCPHNFHLPTGMDYSSSDSLDHHPMQSHQYYDPAGLASTPKLSGIAGAKTETSSIDGSVRTSMSRESDRSEELSISNASDMETEWVEQDEPGVYITIRALPGGSRELRRVRFSRERFEETQARLWWEENRARIQEQYL; from the exons ATGTTGACTTGTATTGCGTGTTCAAAGCAACTTAACAATGGATCTTTGCAACAAAGGGAGAGAGAAGAGGATGTTGATGTTGCTGCTTTGGAGACACCCAGGACTAAGCAGGCCATCAAGGCTCTCACTGCTCAA ataaaggATATGGCAGTCAAGGCATCAGGAGCATATAGAAACTGCAAGCCATGTTCAGGATCCTCGAACAATAACAGTAACCGGAACTATGCCGAGTCTGATGCTGCCTCAGACTCAGCCAGGTTCCACTGCTCGTATCGTAGAACAGGAAGTTCCAATTCGACCCCGAGAATGTGGGGGAAAGAGATGGAGGCAAGACTAAAAGGGCTATCAGGTGGTGAAGGCACACCTGCTTCAGTAAGTGGCCGGACAGAGTCTGTGGCTTTTATGGAGGAAGATGAGCCTAAGGAGTGGGTTGCACAAGTTGAGCCAGGCGTGCTCATCGCTTTTCATTCATTGCCTGATGGTGGTAATGATCTGAAGCGGATTCGATTCAG TCGTGAAATGTTCAACAAATGGCAAGCTCAAAGGTGGTGGGCTGAGAACTATGACAAGGTCATGGAATTATACAATGTTCGACAGTTCAATCATCAAGCAGTCCCACTTCCAACTCCGCCAAGATCTGAAGATGAG AGCTCAAAGCCTGAATCTGCCAAAGACAGCCCTGTGATTCCTCCATTGGGCAAAGGATGCCCGCACAATTTCCACCTTCCAACAGGAATGGATTATTCTTCATCAGATTCACTTGACCACCACCCAATGCAATCCCACCAATATTATGATCCAGCTGGTCTTGCTTCAACACCAAAGCTCTCTGGCATTGCTGGGGCTAAAACTGAGACATCATCAATAGATGGTTCTGTGAGGACTAGTATGTCAAGAGAGTCTGATCGCTCAGAAGAACTTTCCATCAGTAATGCAAGCGATATGGAGACTGAATGGGTTGAACAGGATGAACCAGGGGTATACATCACTATCAGAGCTCTGCCTGGAGGCTCTAGGGAGCTTAGACGTGTCAGGTTCAG CCGAGAAAGATTTGAAGAAACGCAAGCAAGGTTGTGGTGGGAAG